Proteins encoded within one genomic window of Oncorhynchus masou masou isolate Uvic2021 chromosome 1, UVic_Omas_1.1, whole genome shotgun sequence:
- the LOC135550310 gene encoding coiled-coil domain-containing protein 74A-like, which yields MMDSESRTFQCTVDSDVRRLASLKKDVLFLQKQHRETLRKLHEEIEELKRENKELHYQLIMEPQQSEVSPRYRSQTQQPSYTEQTSHPLHGLPSPSSSLRVDTASTSHLLRSDLNAKSKRGLITSLLPLRIDGGPFHSPYAPTLQECEVIIRQLCKNNNLQSQELLRVKAILKDIIVNNKKMSQEAYTLTKAYPSDADRDKDIGMFPKLPLKSLPKKMPPASIGMREREILPAIKQSLNSRIAERQKKAQAVLRSRLRRVVQ from the exons ATGATGGACTCAGAAAGTAGAACGTTTCAATGCACCGTGGATTCTGACGTTAGACGACTGGCATCATTGAAGAAGGATGTTTTATTCCTACAAAAACAGCacagagaaacactgaggaaacTGCATGAGGAAATCGAAGAATTAAAACGTGAAAATAAAG AACTGCACTATCAATTGATAATGGAGCCACAACAATCAGAAG TATCTCCAAGATACAGATCTCAAACACAACAGCCCAGCTACACAGAGCAGACCAGCCATCCTCTGCATGGTCTGCCATCTCCATCATCAAGTCTAAG AGTGGATACAGCAAGCACATCTCATCTTTTAAGATCAGATTTAAATGCAAAATCAAAAAGGGGGTTGATCACATCCTTGCTTCCCCTGCGGATTGATGGTGGTCCATTTCACTCCCCCTATGCCCCCACCCTGCAGGAGTGTGAGGTCATCATTAGACAGCTCTGTAAAAACAACAACTTGCAGTCCCAGGAG CTGCTACGTGTGAAGGCCATCCTCAAAGACATAATAGTCAACAACAAGAAAATGTCCCAAGAGGCTTACACACTGACCAAGGCCTACCCCTCTGATGCAGACAG agaCAAAGACATTGGAATGTTTCCAAAACTACCTCTCAAGTCGCTGCCAAAAAAAAT GCCCCCAGCCTCGATTGgcatgagagaaagagaaatctTGCCAGCCATCAAACAGAGCCTAAACTCCAGAATAGCAGAGAGGCAGAAGAAGGCACAAGCTGTGCTGAGATCCCGTCTGAGAAGAGTGGTGCAGTAG